From a single Bryobacter aggregatus MPL3 genomic region:
- a CDS encoding PhoH family protein: MRISVPVSKGIESFFGTRDENIRLVERNLGVRTLLHNGNLDIDGEDRSVERTRLILEDYLSLLKEGHAIASGDLNNFLRVVTTEESTTLRNLYLSGRQRSFGKKILAPKTINQRRYVEAIEKHDLTFGIGPAGTGKTYLAVALAVSALLNKQVSRIMLTRPAVEAGERLGFLPGTLQDKIDPYLRPLYDALYDMVEADKVEKLLEKNTIEVAPIAFMRGRTLNDAYIIVDESQNCTPDQMKMILTRLGFNSKMVVTGDITQIDLPGGKRSGLVEVTEILKGVEGVAFIHFDDQDVVRHSLVQRIVRAYESYSEKTGIGRQMLLRLDEPVPVSAAVASSTPGTPELPEA; this comes from the coding sequence TTGAGAATCAGCGTTCCTGTCAGTAAAGGCATCGAATCTTTTTTCGGCACCCGCGACGAGAATATCCGTCTCGTCGAGCGAAACTTGGGCGTTCGCACCCTCCTGCATAACGGCAACCTCGATATTGATGGCGAAGATCGTTCTGTTGAACGCACCCGCCTCATCCTCGAAGATTACCTTTCCCTGCTTAAGGAAGGACACGCCATCGCGAGCGGTGACTTAAATAACTTCCTGCGCGTCGTCACCACCGAAGAATCCACCACTCTCAGAAATCTATACTTGAGCGGCCGCCAGCGCAGCTTTGGGAAGAAGATTCTCGCCCCCAAAACAATTAACCAACGCCGCTACGTGGAGGCCATTGAGAAACACGATCTGACCTTTGGCATTGGACCGGCTGGAACCGGAAAAACCTATCTGGCCGTGGCCCTGGCTGTCTCGGCGCTGCTCAACAAACAGGTTTCACGCATCATGCTGACGCGTCCGGCGGTGGAGGCGGGCGAGCGCCTTGGCTTTCTGCCCGGTACGCTCCAGGATAAGATCGATCCCTATCTGCGCCCGCTTTATGACGCCCTCTACGACATGGTGGAAGCCGATAAGGTGGAAAAGCTGCTCGAAAAGAACACCATCGAAGTGGCGCCCATCGCCTTCATGCGCGGCCGCACGCTCAATGACGCGTATATCATCGTAGACGAAAGTCAGAACTGTACTCCGGACCAGATGAAGATGATCCTCACCCGGCTCGGATTCAATTCCAAAATGGTTGTCACAGGCGACATCACGCAAATTGACCTGCCTGGAGGGAAACGCAGCGGATTAGTGGAGGTGACCGAGATCCTGAAAGGCGTCGAAGGCGTTGCCTTCATCCACTTTGACGATCAGGACGTGGTCCGCCACAGTCTCGTGCAGCGCATTGTTCGCGCCTACGAATCCTACTCCGAGAAAACCGGCATCGGCCGTCAGATGCTGCTGCGCCTGGATGAGCCAGTCCCCGTTTCAGCCGCCGTCGCCAGTTCCACACCTGGCACGCCCGAACTCCCTGAAGCCTGA
- the era gene encoding GTPase Era: MLKKPKAKSNSRVQTHFGHVAIAGRPNAGKSTLLNAMLGSKLAIVSAKPQTTRSSIMGVATEDEGQIVFFDTPGIHRGDTLINRRMMQSVRASLEGKDLLLYVVDVTALPPSGEIPEEEKQALDTLRKAREAGIEEDGVADADRKKVPAFLILNKVDRVEDKRHLLPILEAFSQLMPFDELFPISASKGEGIAALKKAILARLPLGKPRFEADYFTDMPERNIAAEVIREKILRLTGEEVPHSVAVLVEKWEEKPNVVVVSASIVVERPGQKPILVGAGGTMIKRIGTDARKELEEMLGRKFFLELFVKVKPKWRENESFLNELGWQNTSEVK, translated from the coding sequence ATGCTGAAGAAGCCAAAGGCGAAATCGAATAGTCGCGTCCAGACTCATTTCGGACACGTCGCCATCGCCGGTCGTCCTAACGCCGGTAAAAGTACCTTACTCAATGCCATGCTCGGCTCGAAACTCGCGATTGTTTCCGCCAAGCCCCAAACCACCCGCTCCTCGATCATGGGCGTCGCCACCGAAGACGAGGGCCAGATCGTGTTCTTCGATACCCCCGGCATCCACCGCGGCGATACGCTGATCAACCGGCGCATGATGCAGAGCGTCCGTGCCTCTCTCGAAGGCAAGGACCTGCTGCTCTATGTTGTCGACGTCACCGCGCTGCCGCCGAGCGGTGAGATTCCCGAAGAAGAGAAGCAGGCCCTCGACACGCTGCGCAAAGCCCGTGAAGCAGGCATTGAAGAGGACGGCGTTGCAGACGCGGACCGCAAGAAAGTGCCGGCCTTCCTGATTCTCAATAAGGTGGATCGTGTCGAAGACAAGCGCCACCTGCTGCCCATCCTCGAAGCCTTCTCGCAGCTCATGCCCTTTGACGAGCTCTTCCCCATCTCGGCAAGCAAAGGGGAAGGCATTGCCGCGCTCAAGAAAGCAATTCTTGCCCGGCTGCCTCTCGGCAAGCCCCGTTTTGAAGCGGACTACTTCACCGATATGCCCGAACGCAATATCGCCGCGGAAGTGATCCGCGAGAAGATCCTTCGCCTCACCGGCGAAGAAGTGCCCCACAGCGTCGCGGTCCTGGTGGAGAAGTGGGAAGAGAAACCCAATGTGGTGGTAGTCTCTGCCAGCATCGTGGTGGAGCGGCCCGGACAAAAGCCCATCCTCGTCGGAGCCGGTGGCACGATGATCAAGCGAATCGGCACCGATGCGCGCAAGGAACTCGAAGAAATGCTCGGCCGCAAGTTCTTCCTCGAACTCTTCGTCAAAGTGAAGCCGAAATGGCGTGAGAACGAGTCGTTCTTGAACGAGTTGGGATGGCAAAATACTAGTGAGGTCAAATGA
- a CDS encoding TonB-dependent receptor gives MRLRKSLRSATDAPIILLGLLALCAPMEAASAARFTGKIAGLVKSPGGVVQMGATVQLLNRFEKPVMRAITDEHGAFLFDLLSPESYTVRVSLASFVPAMRTNIQIGPGAERFLAIQLASLFSSIEIFYAPPPGSFLMSEDWRSALRGSLATRPILRALPSWDPNPPGRGPQAAKIFSDMRGMVTLSSGDTATNFSWGTQTDLGTAFAVGTSVMKRSQLQFSGNLGYGLASGIPAAGFRTTYQRTIDSVPGFDAPNPQLSLTVRQLFFPMRAGQNVPEASSGAPLLRTISATFADRWQLNDRLLLEYGASMDSVQFFERLNYISPFARATWDGKSIGKVQMAFSSGFPPVDLLIRGQGEDADMQRQVSGLALFPKITRVNGTTRAQRVENFELGYTKKLGSGEVFAAGYREGVSNAGLAVVGAPMNLLGSELVPDLASNASIFNIGGYYRNGYLVGWTQYLPGDWRLSTGFGTGGVLRTDQRALELSDNTKADADAIRKGVYQQAKNFASIRLSGVLPRVGTRLYSSYLWTDYRALTPFHTSLTSQGLAEAGLNIGIKQPIPGFLGLPGRLEINAEMRNMLAQGYVPVTTSTGQTMWLIPTPKQVRGGLSFIF, from the coding sequence ATGCGGCTTCGAAAGTCCCTTCGTAGCGCGACCGATGCACCCATCATTCTGTTGGGATTGCTGGCCTTGTGCGCTCCGATGGAGGCTGCTTCTGCCGCCCGATTTACAGGCAAGATCGCCGGGCTCGTCAAGAGTCCCGGCGGTGTTGTGCAAATGGGCGCAACCGTCCAGTTGCTCAATCGTTTTGAGAAGCCTGTGATGCGCGCGATCACCGATGAGCATGGCGCCTTCCTCTTTGATCTGTTGAGTCCGGAAAGTTATACCGTTCGTGTGAGTCTGGCCAGTTTTGTGCCCGCGATGCGGACCAATATCCAGATCGGCCCAGGCGCGGAACGTTTTCTTGCCATCCAACTCGCCAGCTTATTTAGCAGCATCGAAATTTTTTACGCCCCACCTCCTGGCAGCTTTCTCATGAGTGAGGACTGGCGCTCGGCCCTGCGTGGGTCGCTTGCGACCCGGCCCATTCTGCGCGCCTTGCCGAGTTGGGATCCCAATCCTCCGGGCCGCGGACCACAGGCCGCAAAGATTTTCTCCGACATGCGTGGCATGGTGACCTTGTCGTCTGGCGATACAGCGACGAACTTCTCCTGGGGCACGCAGACGGATCTGGGCACCGCATTCGCTGTGGGAACTTCGGTGATGAAACGAAGCCAACTCCAGTTCTCCGGGAATCTCGGGTATGGCTTGGCCAGCGGCATTCCGGCGGCAGGGTTTCGCACCACCTACCAGCGAACAATCGATTCCGTCCCCGGTTTCGATGCCCCCAATCCCCAGTTGAGCTTGACCGTGCGCCAGCTCTTTTTCCCCATGCGGGCCGGGCAAAATGTGCCCGAGGCCAGCAGTGGAGCTCCGCTGCTGCGTACCATCAGCGCAACCTTCGCCGACCGCTGGCAGTTGAACGATCGTCTGCTTCTCGAATACGGCGCTTCCATGGATAGCGTGCAGTTTTTTGAGCGTCTGAACTACATCAGTCCTTTTGCTCGGGCCACTTGGGATGGGAAGTCGATTGGGAAGGTGCAAATGGCATTTTCCAGCGGGTTTCCGCCAGTGGATCTATTGATTCGCGGCCAGGGTGAAGATGCCGATATGCAAAGGCAGGTTTCTGGACTGGCGTTGTTCCCGAAAATTACCCGGGTCAACGGGACCACGCGGGCGCAGCGGGTTGAAAATTTCGAACTGGGCTATACAAAGAAACTGGGGAGCGGGGAAGTCTTTGCGGCCGGGTATCGCGAAGGCGTTTCAAACGCCGGGCTCGCGGTTGTCGGCGCGCCGATGAATCTCCTGGGCTCCGAACTGGTGCCCGATCTCGCCTCGAACGCCAGTATCTTCAATATCGGTGGCTATTACCGCAATGGTTATCTCGTGGGGTGGACGCAGTATCTTCCGGGAGATTGGCGTCTCTCCACCGGCTTTGGAACCGGCGGCGTGTTGCGGACAGACCAGCGTGCTCTCGAGCTGAGCGACAACACAAAAGCCGACGCCGATGCCATTCGCAAGGGCGTCTACCAGCAAGCGAAGAACTTCGCTTCCATCCGGCTGAGCGGCGTTTTGCCGCGAGTCGGGACACGGCTGTATAGCAGCTATCTCTGGACCGACTATCGCGCGCTGACGCCTTTCCACACTTCGCTGACCAGCCAGGGACTGGCGGAAGCCGGCCTGAACATCGGCATCAAGCAACCGATCCCGGGTTTCCTCGGGCTCCCAGGACGTCTGGAGATCAACGCCGAAATGCGCAACATGCTCGCCCAGGGCTATGTGCCGGTCACCACTTCCACCGGGCAGACCATGTGGCTCATTCCGACGCCAAAGCAAGTGCGCGGCGGCCTCAGCTTTATTTTCTAG
- a CDS encoding carboxypeptidase-like regulatory domain-containing protein, whose protein sequence is MTSHGRFLSIILSLFALVALGMAQTPTGSILRGIVTDPSGAAIPGASVTVSGEGGFIKLASTDADGKFVIQQIPGGKYTIRVSSAGFNLFEQANFEIAAGKQVSINAKLNIESAKQEITVTDTISIDLDAASNVGALTLKGEDLEMLSDNPDDLTNELSALAGPAAGPNGAQMFIDGFSGASCRRSPRFAKFA, encoded by the coding sequence ATGACCTCCCACGGTCGATTTCTGTCTATCATTCTCAGTCTCTTCGCTCTGGTGGCGTTGGGTATGGCACAGACGCCTACGGGCTCGATTCTCAGAGGGATCGTGACCGACCCGTCGGGTGCCGCAATCCCTGGTGCCTCGGTCACTGTTTCCGGTGAGGGTGGCTTTATCAAACTCGCCTCCACAGACGCCGACGGTAAATTTGTGATCCAGCAGATTCCCGGTGGCAAGTATACGATCCGGGTTTCTTCGGCAGGCTTCAACCTGTTTGAACAGGCCAACTTCGAGATTGCGGCTGGCAAACAGGTGTCAATCAACGCGAAGCTGAACATCGAAAGTGCAAAGCAGGAAATCACGGTCACCGACACAATCTCGATCGATCTCGATGCCGCCAGCAATGTCGGCGCCCTGACGCTGAAGGGCGAAGATCTGGAGATGTTATCCGACAATCCGGACGACCTCACCAACGAGCTGTCAGCGCTGGCAGGGCCTGCGGCCGGGCCGAACGGCGCGCAGATGTTCATCGATGGCTTCTCCGGGGCAAGCTGCCGCCGAAGTCCTCGATTCGCGAAATTCGCGTGA
- a CDS encoding GWxTD domain-containing protein, protein MKAKRFVQVFGGSALALSLVAVPADAQKVKKKDAEQGDRETIAKPLSDREKKRREDKLRKELETPFRKWLNEDVFYIITDEEKTSFKRLNTDEEREQFIEQFWLRRDPTPDTQENEYKEEHYRRIAYANERYASGIPGWKSDRGRIYITFGPADEVEDHPSGGTYERPIEEGGGTTSTYPFQKWRYRYIEGIGNDVIIEFVDTTMTGEFRMTMDPSEKDALLYVPNAGLTMYEQMGMSSKTDRFSRTDGTRLGTGTQALPQRMNQFERLNQFAMLQKPPKVKFKDLEASVNSKVIFNVLPIQVRTDFVRLTNSTVMTYITIQMNKGDLQFKSTDNISKALVNIYARITSMTRRVVNVWETPVVIETPSVMLAEASKGKAIYQNAVPLPPGTYRVNVVAKDIVGGNMNNYEVAITVPRFEDERLGASSLILADTIEKVPTKSIGAGQFVIGTSKVRPRMNDTFAQNEKMGIYQALYNFTPDEKTQKPAGTIAYEIAKVDGGEKVLEFTESVSDIPNASATQITIEKLLPLQNFAPGKYTLKLKVTDQNNSQSLLQTANFTVVADTNTRASLKE, encoded by the coding sequence ATGAAAGCAAAGCGCTTCGTTCAAGTTTTCGGCGGATCTGCACTGGCTTTGTCGCTGGTTGCAGTGCCGGCGGATGCCCAAAAGGTAAAGAAAAAAGACGCCGAGCAGGGGGATCGTGAAACCATTGCGAAGCCTTTGTCCGACAGAGAGAAGAAGCGCCGCGAAGACAAACTGCGCAAGGAACTCGAAACGCCATTCCGCAAATGGCTGAACGAGGATGTCTTCTACATCATTACCGACGAAGAGAAAACTTCGTTCAAGCGCCTGAACACTGACGAAGAACGCGAACAGTTCATCGAGCAGTTCTGGCTGCGCCGCGACCCCACTCCGGACACCCAGGAAAACGAATATAAGGAAGAGCATTATCGCCGCATCGCCTATGCGAACGAGCGTTATGCGAGCGGCATTCCCGGTTGGAAGAGCGACCGCGGCCGGATCTACATCACCTTCGGACCGGCCGATGAAGTCGAAGACCACCCGAGTGGCGGTACCTACGAACGTCCGATTGAAGAAGGCGGCGGCACCACCTCCACCTATCCCTTCCAGAAGTGGCGCTACCGCTACATTGAAGGCATCGGCAATGACGTGATCATCGAATTCGTGGACACGACGATGACCGGTGAGTTCCGCATGACGATGGACCCGTCGGAGAAGGACGCCCTCCTCTACGTCCCCAACGCCGGTCTGACCATGTACGAGCAGATGGGCATGTCGAGCAAGACAGACCGATTCTCGCGCACTGACGGCACCCGCCTCGGCACCGGCACGCAAGCCCTGCCGCAGCGTATGAACCAGTTTGAGCGCCTGAACCAATTCGCGATGCTGCAGAAGCCGCCCAAGGTGAAGTTCAAGGACCTCGAGGCCAGCGTCAATTCGAAGGTCATCTTCAATGTGCTGCCCATCCAGGTGCGCACCGACTTTGTCCGCCTGACCAACTCCACCGTGATGACCTACATCACGATCCAGATGAACAAGGGCGACCTGCAGTTCAAGAGCACCGATAACATCTCAAAGGCGCTGGTCAACATCTATGCCCGCATCACCTCGATGACGCGCCGCGTGGTCAACGTCTGGGAAACGCCGGTTGTGATCGAGACGCCGTCCGTGATGCTCGCCGAAGCCTCCAAGGGCAAGGCCATCTATCAGAACGCCGTGCCGCTGCCCCCGGGCACCTACCGCGTCAATGTCGTTGCCAAGGACATCGTTGGCGGCAACATGAACAACTACGAAGTGGCGATTACAGTGCCGCGCTTTGAAGACGAGCGTCTCGGCGCCTCGAGCCTCATTCTTGCGGATACGATCGAGAAGGTTCCCACCAAGAGCATTGGTGCGGGCCAGTTCGTCATCGGCACCTCAAAGGTGCGCCCCCGCATGAACGATACCTTCGCTCAGAACGAAAAGATGGGCATCTACCAGGCGCTCTACAACTTCACGCCCGACGAGAAGACGCAGAAGCCCGCGGGCACCATCGCCTATGAGATCGCCAAGGTAGATGGCGGTGAAAAGGTGCTGGAGTTTACGGAATCAGTCTCCGACATCCCGAATGCTTCCGCCACGCAGATCACGATTGAGAAGCTGTTGCCGCTTCAGAATTTCGCTCCCGGAAAGTATACTCTCAAGCTGAAGGTGACCGACCAGAACAATAGTCAGTCGCTTCTGCAAACCGCGAACTTTACCGTCGTGGCCGACACCAACACCAGAGCCAGCCTGAAGGAGTAG
- a CDS encoding hemolysin family protein, with protein MTLLWGGLYVLALIALTAFSFIQLLYLESLRLRSRDSAALDYFKSTIAPDLDMETDHGALVFSLYKHGLLVLIGILSLLLNIGGAAPVLDLLEGILVALLSMAVFSYLLPQLMYRRASGHFLRPMVPLLRLAALLMRPFAAVLNFAETLAEISQPPEHLEEGASPQEEIDALIAAGEEEGLIEEGDKKLIQSVVAFGDKRVREVMTARPNIVAIEGSRSVEELRRLLINEQFSRVPIYEGDIDHISGFVHVKDLFEVEDQNRAGLKAADLKRPIAFVPETKLVTDLLKEMQKDGNHMTIVVDEYGATAGLATMEDLMEEVFGEIRDEHEPGHDLITEADGAIVVSGSFDVDHLRDLVEFSPSSQTEATTAGGLATEWFGRVPLPGETMERDGLRLEILASDERRVERLRLSRAPIPTEDPDAEEAKGEIE; from the coding sequence ATGACGCTCCTTTGGGGAGGACTCTATGTCCTGGCGCTGATCGCCCTGACCGCCTTCTCGTTTATCCAACTGCTGTATCTCGAGAGTCTGCGCCTGCGCTCCCGCGATTCCGCCGCGCTCGACTACTTCAAGTCGACGATCGCGCCCGATCTCGATATGGAGACCGACCATGGCGCGCTGGTCTTCAGCCTTTATAAGCATGGGCTGCTAGTCCTGATTGGCATCCTCTCGCTGTTGCTGAACATCGGGGGAGCCGCCCCGGTGCTCGATCTGCTCGAAGGCATTCTGGTGGCATTGCTCTCGATGGCGGTTTTCTCTTACCTGCTCCCGCAACTGATGTACCGCCGTGCCAGTGGCCATTTCCTGCGTCCGATGGTGCCGCTGCTCCGGCTGGCTGCATTGCTCATGCGCCCCTTTGCCGCCGTCCTGAATTTTGCCGAAACGCTCGCGGAGATCTCCCAGCCCCCGGAACATCTGGAAGAAGGCGCCAGTCCGCAGGAAGAAATCGATGCCCTCATCGCCGCAGGCGAAGAGGAAGGGCTCATTGAGGAAGGCGACAAGAAACTGATCCAGTCCGTTGTCGCCTTTGGCGACAAGCGCGTGCGCGAGGTGATGACCGCCCGCCCGAATATTGTCGCCATTGAAGGCTCCCGTTCTGTCGAAGAACTGCGCCGCCTGCTGATCAACGAACAGTTCTCCCGCGTCCCTATTTACGAGGGCGATATCGACCACATCAGCGGCTTTGTCCATGTCAAAGATCTCTTTGAGGTGGAAGACCAGAACCGCGCCGGCCTCAAGGCTGCCGATCTCAAGCGCCCCATTGCCTTCGTCCCCGAAACCAAGCTCGTCACCGATCTCCTCAAGGAGATGCAGAAGGACGGCAATCACATGACGATCGTTGTGGATGAATACGGCGCCACCGCCGGTCTGGCCACCATGGAAGATCTGATGGAAGAGGTCTTTGGTGAAATCCGCGACGAACATGAACCCGGCCACGACCTGATCACTGAAGCAGACGGGGCGATCGTCGTTTCCGGCAGTTTCGACGTCGATCATCTGCGGGATCTTGTCGAGTTTTCCCCTTCTTCGCAAACCGAGGCCACTACGGCAGGTGGCCTTGCCACAGAATGGTTTGGCCGAGTACCCCTCCCGGGTGAAACAATGGAGAGAGACGGTCTCCGTCTCGAAATTCTTGCCAGTGACGAACGCCGCGTTGAACGCCTGCGCCTGTCCCGTGCCCCAATCCCCACGGAGGATCCCGATGCTGAAGAAGCCAAAGGCGAAATCGAATAG
- a CDS encoding TonB-dependent receptor domain-containing protein, which produces MNSNPFSAEYDRIGFGRIEIFTKPGADKFRGQIFYNAGNNIFNSRNTFANTKPDANQNMISGSFSGPVTKKSSFSFDMDTRINDEASLINAKYLDSGYQPVPFVQNLSNPTRFFNITPRFDVQLSPKHTLTSRYTFNRNTSDNGGITTFTLPDQAINSSGYTNQVQLTHTWLASAKLINEDRFQFVDSHTDSSGKSGIPTIQVADAFTGGGARFSTNFTNEKRFEYSNITSYIAKSHMLKFGGRIRGVLQNDQSTSGYNGSFTFLTLNAYAITQQGLANGLTIAQIRALGGGPQQFTLSAGMPLQDVSQVDAGLFFQDDWRVKPNLSVNLGLRYETQNNINNKMNWAPRVGLAWGVGKPSANGVRKTILRAGAGIFYDRFSEDLVLNARRLNGVNQVQYIVNLPDFYPNFPAATDLKEYARQGTTRILDKNLHNPYLVQTNIGLERALPKNITLGINYNHTIGIHQLRSRNINTPLLGTYDPLNPATAVYPYGAAAGNLYNYESTGRFVQDQLITNLNARINRRVSMFGFYMLGKARGNTDGANSFPNNTYDLSQEWGRSSYDIRHRSVVGGSINAPYGISFSPFLSAQSGGAYNITTGRDLYGDNQLQVHRPGIASGPGAGIVYYDGLYLDTNPKVGQKLLPRNFGSGPSQFNLNLRIARTWGFGGETGAGANADPMQQMMRGPMGGGGGGPRGGGGGGPRGGGMGGPGGGMGGGGGTHKYNITLSLQAQNILNHVNYANPVGALNSPNFGLYTATAGGFFGAGNSSNRRLQMSLRFSF; this is translated from the coding sequence GTGAACTCCAATCCGTTCTCGGCCGAGTACGACCGCATCGGTTTTGGCCGCATCGAGATTTTCACCAAGCCGGGTGCGGACAAGTTCCGCGGGCAGATTTTCTACAATGCGGGCAACAACATCTTCAACTCGCGAAACACCTTTGCCAACACAAAGCCAGACGCGAATCAGAACATGATCAGTGGCAGCTTCAGCGGCCCGGTCACCAAAAAGTCGAGCTTCTCCTTCGACATGGATACCCGCATCAACGATGAGGCGAGCCTGATCAATGCGAAGTATCTCGACAGCGGCTATCAGCCGGTTCCGTTTGTGCAGAACCTCTCGAACCCGACGCGTTTCTTCAACATCACACCGCGTTTTGATGTGCAGTTAAGCCCGAAGCACACGCTGACTTCCCGCTACACCTTTAACCGGAATACCAGCGACAACGGTGGCATCACCACCTTTACGCTGCCCGATCAAGCAATCAATTCTTCGGGCTATACCAACCAGGTGCAGTTGACTCATACCTGGCTGGCCAGCGCGAAACTGATCAATGAAGATCGCTTCCAGTTTGTGGATTCCCACACCGACTCTTCCGGCAAGTCGGGGATCCCCACCATCCAGGTGGCCGATGCTTTCACCGGTGGTGGCGCGCGCTTCAGCACAAACTTCACGAACGAGAAGCGCTTCGAGTATTCGAATATCACTTCGTACATCGCAAAGTCGCACATGCTGAAGTTTGGCGGCAGAATCCGTGGGGTTCTGCAGAACGATCAGAGTACGAGCGGCTACAACGGCAGCTTCACCTTCCTCACGCTCAACGCCTATGCGATCACGCAGCAGGGGCTGGCAAACGGTTTGACGATTGCGCAAATTCGGGCGCTCGGTGGCGGGCCGCAGCAGTTCACTCTGTCGGCGGGGATGCCACTCCAGGATGTCAGCCAGGTGGATGCCGGGCTCTTCTTTCAAGACGACTGGCGCGTCAAGCCGAACCTGAGCGTGAACCTCGGTTTGCGCTATGAGACGCAGAACAACATCAACAACAAAATGAACTGGGCGCCTCGCGTGGGCTTGGCCTGGGGCGTGGGCAAGCCGTCGGCCAATGGCGTGCGTAAGACCATTCTGCGCGCTGGCGCCGGCATCTTCTACGATCGCTTTAGCGAAGATCTGGTCCTCAACGCACGGCGCTTGAATGGGGTCAATCAGGTGCAGTACATCGTGAACCTGCCGGATTTTTATCCCAACTTCCCGGCGGCCACTGATCTGAAGGAATACGCTCGTCAAGGCACCACCCGCATCCTCGACAAGAATCTGCACAATCCCTATCTGGTGCAGACCAATATCGGTCTCGAGCGCGCCTTGCCGAAGAACATCACGCTGGGCATCAACTACAACCATACGATCGGAATCCATCAGTTGCGCAGCCGTAACATCAACACGCCGCTACTGGGTACCTACGATCCACTCAATCCCGCAACGGCTGTTTATCCGTACGGCGCAGCCGCGGGCAACCTGTACAACTATGAATCCACGGGACGCTTCGTCCAGGATCAGCTGATCACCAATCTGAATGCGCGCATCAACCGGCGCGTTTCGATGTTCGGCTTCTACATGCTGGGCAAGGCCCGTGGCAATACGGACGGCGCGAACTCTTTCCCCAACAACACCTATGACCTGTCGCAGGAGTGGGGCCGTTCCTCCTATGACATCCGTCATCGGAGCGTCGTCGGCGGATCGATCAATGCTCCTTACGGCATTAGCTTCAGCCCTTTCCTGTCCGCTCAATCGGGTGGCGCGTACAACATTACGACGGGCCGCGATCTGTACGGGGATAATCAATTGCAGGTGCACCGTCCCGGCATCGCCAGTGGGCCGGGTGCAGGGATTGTCTACTACGATGGTCTTTATCTCGATACGAACCCAAAGGTGGGCCAGAAACTGCTTCCGCGGAACTTTGGCAGCGGGCCAAGCCAGTTTAATCTCAATCTGCGCATTGCGCGCACCTGGGGTTTTGGTGGCGAAACCGGCGCCGGCGCGAATGCGGATCCGATGCAGCAGATGATGCGCGGCCCGATGGGCGGCGGTGGTGGCGGTCCTCGTGGTGGTGGCGGAGGTGGTCCTCGTGGCGGCGGAATGGGCGGTCCGGGCGGTGGGATGGGGGGCGGAGGTGGTACGCATAAGTACAACATCACGCTCAGCCTGCAGGCTCAGAACATTCTGAATCACGTGAACTATGCCAATCCGGTCGGAGCGCTGAACTCACCGAATTTCGGACTCTATACCGCGACTGCGGGTGGCTTCTTTGGGGCAGGCAATTCCTCGAATCGCCGTCTCCAGATGAGTCTCCGCTTTAGCTTTTAA
- the ybeY gene encoding rRNA maturation RNase YbeY, which yields MGKRATILFRKPLPKEEKASLRAFAQSLVTEVLEDRNFTCLITGDKQLQELNRDFLQHDYPTDVLSFPSGDPEDLGELAISLDRATAQAAEHQHTTLEELKVLMLHGVLHLSGLDHETDKGQMRRIETKWRKSLGLPGGLIERSRK from the coding sequence ATGGGCAAACGCGCTACCATCCTCTTTCGCAAGCCCCTTCCCAAAGAAGAGAAGGCGAGCTTGCGTGCGTTTGCGCAAAGTCTGGTCACCGAAGTACTCGAAGACCGCAACTTCACGTGCCTGATCACTGGCGACAAGCAACTCCAGGAGCTCAACCGCGACTTCCTCCAGCACGACTACCCCACCGACGTCCTCAGCTTCCCGTCCGGCGATCCCGAAGACCTTGGAGAACTGGCGATCTCGCTTGATCGCGCCACCGCCCAGGCCGCAGAGCATCAACACACGACTCTTGAGGAGTTGAAGGTTCTCATGCTCCATGGGGTCCTCCACCTTTCCGGTCTCGATCATGAAACCGACAAGGGGCAAATGCGCCGGATCGAAACCAAATGGCGCAAGAGCCTGGGGCTGCCCGGCGGGCTCATTGAGAGGTCCCGCAAATGA
- a CDS encoding BON domain-containing protein, with amino-acid sequence MKTLLAVTALLVSLLLPASAQKAIGDTKNTTDATIYDQVRLRLSNDADVKGGALDVEVKDGVVTVKGRVDQERGRGKIEKLCKKVKGVTKVVNQVQVAK; translated from the coding sequence ATGAAAACTTTATTGGCGGTCACTGCCCTGCTCGTCTCTCTTCTTCTGCCAGCGAGCGCCCAAAAGGCCATCGGCGATACGAAAAATACGACTGACGCGACGATTTACGATCAGGTCCGGCTCCGTCTTTCGAATGATGCCGACGTCAAGGGCGGCGCGCTTGATGTAGAAGTCAAGGACGGCGTCGTCACGGTCAAGGGACGTGTCGATCAGGAGCGCGGCCGTGGCAAGATCGAAAAGCTCTGCAAGAAGGTTAAAGGCGTCACCAAGGTCGTCAATCAGGTTCAGGTCGCCAAGTAA